DNA from Xiphias gladius isolate SHS-SW01 ecotype Sanya breed wild chromosome 9, ASM1685928v1, whole genome shotgun sequence:
AACGTTAGCGTTTGCGAACGTTGTGTGTGGAGCGTTGCTATGACGGATGCCAGGTGTCGCAATTCACAAAATATAACAGCAACATTTCAGgatatgaacattttgatgacatgtaaatgaaaaagtaacaaCTGAAACTCAATCACCCTGAATTCTATGTACAGAGCTTGATACCTGTCTTTGATGTGCTTCAATAAGTTTGAAGAGTTTCCTCCTTTGGTTTGAAATGCTCCGTTACACTGTTTGCATACTGGCGTTTAGTCGTTTATAACTTGTCCCTGATGTTCGCCTCAAACAAAGTGActcttgctgtgttttttttttttcttccacaagTTGCGGTGGACCTGTTGCTGCACCTGCACTTTCTGCCGCCATTGCACTTGTTGTTGTTACTGGTACTGTGTTTGCTTtccatcttcttcctccctttGGTTTTGAAGTCAGACTTGAACACTAGTGGGTCATTATGCTGCCCTTATCAATCCAGGAAGAATCACATCTCCAGCACCTACGACATATACGATACCTTTGGTAGCCCCGgtactgtagaaaaacaagtaCCGTGGACTGATCAATATCTTACCTCTTTGAGATGACActgtaaccctttccagcttaATGCtaatcaacaattcttgatcgTAAGTCTTTTTTGtgaggcatggttcacatcagcacatgcaatagcaaactcaaaatgtttcagtgttgtttgtaagtcaaagtagctctaacacACACCTCCAATCTTGCTTCATTGATTGGACAGGTTTACTAACTCCCgactccagttagcttttgttgatgtctgAAGGCATCACATACCTTTTGTTACCCTCACTGTGAATCTTCGAATGATGTATATGTGGACAACaacacaatgatttgtgtgtaattagttaaaacagattgtgtttgttcataattgtaattTAAAGTATGGTCAGATGTTTATCTAAgacaaatttttaaataaatgcaggtaattcataagggttcacttactttttcttgccactgaaactgaaattactCTGCAGAAAATGGCACTTTAAGTGTGCGGTAATATTTCCTGGAGTGACTTACGCGTTGATGGGGTCATATTTCTGTACACCGTAGAGTGGGTGTGTCTCTGCCCTCTTGATGACCTTCTGTGTATCATAGAGAAGGAACATGCTGAAAAGGACCAGGCCTCCATAGACGGCCACTGAGTAAAGCCCTGCTCCAAATGCTGAGGTGGGCGGCAGGAACATTGATCCTGAAAAAGACAAGAACATTTTCTGTGAGACTGACAGATTCTGTACAGTGATGGAATCAAAGTGATAGCATATAGacctaaataattaattatctGATTGTACTGATTGTCATGATATGTAGGTAGCTGAATGATCAACTACCTACCTTAAGTTTTTACAGAAACTATAGTAATGTTTGACTACCACAGTGCTCAGTTTTAGTAACTGAATTGTTACCAAAGAAACATACAGCATCATAATTGAACCATCACAAAAATGGCACATGGTCATGGCTGCCAGATATCTGTCCCTAACTGCCACCAAATTAGTTTCTTACACATTTGTTGAgctgaacatgaaaaagaaaaaagaaaagaggaaaaaggagagcttgtctgcacactgaaatttGCAAGTTCTTTTGTCCCACACCCCAACTGGGGTGAGATGTGTACACGGTccactttctttgtttctttgctaagataaaaacaaaagcaaaaaaaacaacccaacaacaacaaaaaaaaaaaactaattgttTGTACACCATCTGACAAGCACAGATAGTAGAAAGTCTAACCAAGGAAGTCTTTACATCTTTCTTTAATATCCCATTACATTAACCAATTCACCTCATTTGTACAAGTATGACATTTATAAGTAGATGACATGCCTATACAGTTTGATTAGTAAATGAGTATGCTCCATGGCCATAAAAACTTTAAGCTACGTATTACTTCATGGCAGATAATTGCTGCAGTAAATGCAACTTAATTCATATAGAACTCAGATATTCTCCTTTTGTGTGACATCTAGCAAATTAATTGGCAGATATCAACTGGATTCGCtgtgtgaaaaataacattttgggTGTGATTTACTCATCAGATTTGTAGTTTATGGATTCTGATCTTTTGAAAAAGTGAGGTTTCTTGCATGGCACGGGACATTATCATGGTAAAAACCCTCCATACCTGACGTTTAATGCAGCTATTTAGTGGAATAATGTGTATTCACATTGTCTCGATTAAATAAGCGACATTTTGCTGAGATGTTCACACTTCTGTATCTCTGTACTGAGTGTCATCAGTggtaaacactgaaacacagagcCACTGTAATGCAAATGGGTGAAGTGCAAATGGATGCAGTTTACATACACTACACGAgtctatatatatagagagcGAGCACAGGCATTGTTCAGTCTAACGACACtgcaatgaaaagaaatacagcCTGCTCATCATTCATTAATTTCAATGAGACCACTGACTGCGGTGGCACAGAAATGATGCTGACACAGAGGCACCCTTGTATTCGCTTGCATTTGCAGTGTCATTTATAGTCTTGATGACTTGTAGTGTTAAATATTACCTGTAGTGCCGGGGTTTATGATGTAAAACTGCATTATACTAACCAATAGAGGAAGCGAAGACCACTCCAAAGCCGACAGCCAATGGCCCACCCATATTGAGGAACTTCTCGCTCGGGGCGCACATGGCCACAGTAGACAGACCTCCCACGATGCCGGCTGTGTACCAGGCAGCCCTCATCATCAGGGGCCCTCCCAGAAGAGTAAGGGGGGCGATGACAGCACCCATGACACCTTatcaataaatacaacaaataaaccCACAGCTAAATACccaatcaaaacaaacaacatttaagCAGATATTTGCCATATACAACAGCAGATGTTGCTCGCATTTTGCACGAGTGCCATCTAGTGTTAAACTGAGGCAACTACATGACAAAGCTGAGTGGGACAAAACAGAATTATAATTTTCCACAGGACATAGTCCTACAAACCTGCATGGAGCATCCAAGCGAGGTGTTTGGGCACAGGACTGTGCTCATATGAAATAGACCTGACCAGCATGCCGGCACCAATCATGGCTGCAAAAGTTGCTCCAATCGCCTGCGTTAGAACAAACAGTAGCCATTCACATTAACAACCTGTGGATTCATATAAAAGTGTCAAATACTTcagagacaaaactgaacaGTACATATATTATAAAAAGGAGCTCTGTGGTGTATTAGCtttcaatttaatttgaaaataaatattgcaTTATGGTGAGtacttaaaaaatacaactgtgtgtgagtgtgttgagTTATAAAGCTGACCAGCCAGGATCCTCTCATCATCAGACCCATAAGTGCTGGGGTCCTGCTCACAGCTACAGCTGACAGAGCAGTCAGTCCAACGCTGCCTGCAAAGTACATGTAGGTGGAGTGGATCCTGTCCTTCACATACTGTGGCCAGATCCTGCACAGAGAATAAAGAGCCACAAGAAGGTCGGTCATGGACACTTTCTACTGACTTGTGcctcaaaacaaaattaagatgGTAAAAGACGCTGTTACTCACACTGCTTTCTCAATGGCACCAATTTCATTGGACATGCCGAGCCCATAGTAGCACAGAGCTCCAAGACCAACTGCTGCACCTCCAGCCAGAATCATTCTTCCCATGCTGTCAACTTGAGTTGGAACAAAAATGGTTTTAGACacatatttcattctttttcttctaatttcCATTCCACCATATCATAAACATAATTGCTTAATTAGTAAAAGTGTTCAAGACAAGGACCGTGACTGTCTGGGGcaaaaggttttgtttgtgcTTCAAGAGAAAAATTTGTCATCATGCagtagacattttttttgctatCTAAGAAGGCTTCTGTCTATCTGggtttattatattttgtaaaacTATGGTCTGGATAGCATAAAACTCCAGTTATGTAACAGTATGTAATAGAATATGTAACTCGTATATGCCACAGCATTACTTCTAATGGCGGTATCTGTCGCTGGCTCAAAAGCTGCTTCTTTGAGCTGGTCTCTGGTTGCCCTCCCACGTCGAAAACCAAATCTGGCCTTAGAGGAGAAACCCTGGTAAAAGAAGAACAGGAATTAAACAAACCTGCAAATACTAATTTTATtgaacatttatcattttacattttgaatattaTCTGGCAGTCTTATTGAGAGCAATTTCCCCTGACAGATGTTCAGATGCACTAATGAGGACACTAATGGGAGAAGACTGGTTACTATATGGCTCAAAATTGCACCCCATCAGTTAttggacagtttgtttttttgtttgtttttttagccttgTTTGAGACATCTGAGTTGCTGCCAACATATCTGATTTTATGATGAGAAATATCAGGGTCCTGCTAGTTACTTTGCTCCCGACCAGGACCCTGGCTGAGGCAAATGATAAAATCAGAGGTATCCAACTTGCTTTAGACAATAACCTCTGTATGAAAGAAAGTCGAGTGGATGTATTATCTTACATTTAGTCTGTTTCGAAGTCAAATTGTAGACTTGTTTCTAGTCTTCATCTGTCCAtcaagaaaatacacacaaactatAACAAGAGACTGCATGATAAACTGACAAGTCACATCAAAGAAACACTGATTAGGATGTATTGAAAAAACTAGGGGCTTGATGTATTAACGGTACATACAATGTTTTGAGGGGTTGCTTCTTAACATTCAAAGCCAACTGCATGATGTCATTGTTTGTGCATTTCAATATCTGCTGTTGTCACCCAGGATTAACAAGAGTTTTTTCAAACCTCGTCTACTATTGTCATAGTAGTAATGGTGAAGGTGTCATCTTAATTAGCAGGGGACGCAGTAATCAGAAAGCTTGCAGACATGTTAGAGAGCCATGTGTGCCAATCTAGTGTTAACTTTACTGTACCTGCTGTGGCCTGAGCAGGGGTGTACTGGCCCGCAGGGTGGGTGCTCTCAGGGCCGGGGAGCCCTGCGTCAGCACGGGACGGAGCCCGGCTAAGGGGAGACTCCTCAGGCACGTCAACCTCGCCACCAACATGGTCACTATATATATTATCCTTTATCAGCCTGAGAAATAAACACTGCGTCAGGAACATATCTGAGTGCAACACGATGTTTTGGTagcacatttctgtctgtttggttATGTCACAGTCACAAAGCCAGTTAGGCAACAAGGTTTAGGTAATACAGCAATAACAATGGCCAGTTagtgaagaaaataaactttgatATCATAATATTTCACTATAGTTAAGAAAGCTAGCCAACATTAGCTAGCACGTTATATCTGCGTGTAGACACACTTAGCTAAAAACTCTTTTGGATACTGCAGGTACTGCGATTttagtttaacaaaataaactaaCTTAACAGTACTAATACATTTCCTGTTGCATGATTTTGTAATTTCAAGAATCTTCGCtataaattaaaagtacatACCGAGAGCAGCGTTTGCCGTTCACCTTTCTAGATACAAGTGCGCAAGTTTCTGACGCAACTGTTTTGCAACCTTCCTGAATATTCTCCATTTGTGCGTCATCGTTAAGCGACAGTCTTGATGGGAATTGTAGTTCTAAGTCAGTCTGCACCTTCTATCCCTATAAAAAAGTTGTCAGTGGTCGAAGAGGGTATCAAAATCCTTTACTTACGATAAAATAGCAAATTAATTGGGagcttaaataaaaatttaaaagatacTGCAAAACATTACAAGTTGAacttaagtaaagtacttgGGTAAAATGTGCCTTGATTTAAATTGTTCTCCCTTTACTTATTATCATCactattatttcatttaaaacccttttctcattattattgttttatttttctaaaatgcaaCTGACTTACTCTCTGCCACTGTATATCATATAATATCATAAATAATGTCAGACTGTATATGCAAGTGGTTTCGTAATGATCCTTCCCTCTTCACCTACAGGTCTATATAAAAGTCGGGACGCACAATGTGTCCCTCTCCACTAGGTGGAGTGCGTGCCACTTCTTTTTGTTGCGAATACACCACGAACTACCAAAAACATAACTTTGGCCAAAATAACAACAGTTCCAGGCCAACACCCCGTTGTTTCCCTAAACGCCGTTGATCGTGTGgtgtgagtttgttttgttatctgCTATTAGAGACTACAAACTGAGGGGTCTGTGAGGGGTCACGGCTGTGCGCGTCGCGCCTGAGGCTCCGCTCCTTCGGACCGAGCTTTCTCATGTGATTCACTGAGTCGCGACTTGGTTGGATGGACTCGTCCCGTCAGTCCGTCAGTTTCCTCAAACAAGATGCCATGTGATCTACGGGTTTTACTTACTAAAACAAGTTCTGCGGCATCTTCTGGGTCGGAGTGTTCTTTGTCGCACAGGCGAGGGAGTCACGGGAAGTGATGGACTTCATTTCTACCCGGAGTCGCTCCTGGAGGACAGGCTGACCAACTTCACGGACGAACCGAAGCGGGACACCTTCAGACGCCGCAGCTCATCATGATGGTGGGTACGGATAGCGGGCAAACCGGTCCCCGTAAATCTGAATGATAGTTCATAATTGACTAAAACCTATAATATCACATGGGAGGACTGTTAAGCTTTAATGAAATCATACGAATAACTACTTCAAAGTACAATAAAGTCACTCAACGGTTACGGTTGTGAATCTCTGACAAATAAGCCACTTAAGGGACGCGACTTTTCATTGAGGGCCTGTTTTATTATGAAAGCATGACTCCATGCCGGCTTGTCCTTTTGACCTTTTCCAGATTTCCAGAGACCCTATCCACTATTGCTTGATAGAAGTCTGACTTTTTCCTCATTTAAGTCTTTATTCAGCCTGTTTATTAACCACTTTataaatgaacatcaaatcctcTGCTCTAGATTTGCAGTGTTACCGTGCATGCTTATATGTTTTTGACCCACAAATCTGCTGCATGACTACTACTTCTACTGTCCCAGTCTAAAATCACCACATTGTCCCAAACGTATTTATGAACATGACATCCTCGCCTACACTGCTATCGTAATTAAACCTGTTGCCTGCATgccatacccccccccccacacacacacacacacacgcgcgcccACGCACATCCCGATGGATACGGCTGAACTGCctcttttaataaaatgacTCGAGCTGCCAAGACATATGCCCCATATATAAAATTACCACTTATTATCCAGTGTTTCTTGCAAAACTAATCTATTGAATTTTAGGCAAGATCATTAATTGGTAGTATTTATGACCCGcctaaaataaaagtttaaccGCCTTTCTAAAGGAGTGCACTCATTAAACGActggtaaccatagcaacagtacTGCCGTTTGATGAATAACTAATAACTCACAGCGAAACGGACCTGACCATCAGTTAAACTGACCCAAAACAGACCTTCCTCGTTTTCCTTTGGTAAGTGCCCAAGGAATACATGCAGTAACACACTCTTAGATGTCCTGATTAATGCTCTCTTATCGCTGTATAAGTTATTTTTAGGGCAATGCTGATGTGTGACTCTACTGTAAATCATGATTGGAAATTGTAGATTTTCTGGGAAGTAACTTCGGACACAGTTTATAGATAAAATAATCAGATGGGAATGCCTGAGTGTTTTTTCTAGCTTATTTCAAGAATTTTACATCGTAGCAAGGCATCCTGTGTTTTAAGTTAATGATGCGTTTGGTTTGTATAATCTTACCCTGCAAAGTCACTATAACTACAGCTATTaaacaaatgtagtggagcacAACGCACTGTACAATGCTGCCTTCATTGACTTCTAACACTGCCCACATGACTTAATGCAACCCTACTAACCATACTCCACCAttatatttcaaacattttgtattttctagTCTGGTATTTTTGTATATCCTCCTATAATTATCACACCTAAATACTGCATTTCTGAGAGCatctaagaaaaaaacaatcccTTCATGGGGTTGGAAAGGGACGTTGTGTGACATATAGTGTACATTTGCAGTACAATCTCAAGCAAGAGACTGTGGGATTGATTGGCTGGTGTTTAATTTGTCTTCACTTGAAGTTTACATCAAATAAAATGCAGCTATTAAATGCATTTGTAACAAGATGATAAATGGTGCAGTGGCGGTTCTGTTAGGAGCAGATGATCAAACGTGTCATATGCCTCACTGGTTTGTGAATATTCAAGAATGTCAGCTCATGTatgtgtactttttttaaaattttaaacagcAGATGCAATTAACTGAGATGATTGGTGTACATCTAATTTACTATATAAATGACAAAACCTCTGACCACTTATTTTCTTgatcagttgtttgttttttaattttaaatcatatatggagaaaaataaaactgcttatACACATACTTAATCCCACAGAACTATAGTGTTGTAGAAAAAGTATCGTAGATTTCTGTCAGTAATTGTCCCCTCATGTCTCATTCATTAGCCCAAATCATTTTTGGTGTTTATCTTAATTTGTTCAGGTACAGTCACAGTAGAAAATAAACTGCATAATAAATATGCTGTACTCTAACTGTAGATCTACTCAGATCCTCGGTTGATTTACTTAGACAAACTGTGACTGTATTTGCACAATGTGCACTTAAGGACTTAGTATTTCCCTCTGATGCAGCCGACTATCTGACCCGTTCTACATGACTCGTAACATCCAGGGGCTTAGTCACTGACCCTGTGACGTGTGAATGACCTGGGAGTTTATGTTCTGCGATCTCAGCCCACAGGGGGTTTAGAGTCACTCCTGTGTAAAGAGACCTTTGTGGTTGTGGCATGCAGCAGGGTGGTGCAAGACGGAGCTGATTTTTCCTCCTGGTGAAAACGTGTCACAGTATACAGGCTGTTCACCTTTTCATTACATGCCGCTCCACGTCAACGTTGCTCTATTGGAGCTCTAAACTTCCCATTCCCTCCCAGAGAGAATTTCACAGGCAGCGTTCAACCATTCCTTGTGTTTAGACTGTAGTCACTTGGACTGGCTTCTGCGCTCAGAACTGGCCCAGGACAGAGGCTGCAACAGGATGTGAGAGCTGCGCCTCCAGATGTGTTACACAGAAATTCAAAGACATTCAGGCTCATCAAAATTCAGAAAACGATGGTCATATATCAGGCTTTTTCACTTCTGTGAACAGTGCTGCTTGTTTCGTGTCAAACACGAGTACCTTGCTGTAGTGAGTGAAAAGGCTGGTCTGTTGCTTGTGGCTCTGCTGATTAATAGCAGCAGTTTTACTAATGTGTCTTAATGTGTCTTTCGCTAATGTGTCTTCACTAATGTGACCTGCAATCGTTTAACAGTGATCCGTAAGGAATCGAAGACAAACTCAGAATTCTGTTTGTGGCACCTGAGAGATCCGATAAGCAAATGTTTTCACCAACCCAGGCGTCTGATTCAGGATTACAGTCTCCATTTCTCTAGATCTTCTGTGTgcttacatatatatatatttgaatttcTAACTGAGGCATTTTTGTGGgcacacattaaaatgacactTTTCCCGATTCCTCAGAGTGGAGACTGTCTCATTTGCTCTTGCCATGTTATTGACCCTTTCACTGGCGGAGGAGGTAGGCAGGATTATGTTAAAATCCGAAGATTAGTAAGGGATCTGAGCCAAGCTGCTATTATCTTAAAAGTGAACTAATATTAATCCCACAGGAATGTGTAAGATATTCCCAAATAATGCATCATTAAAGACACccttattttcatttgactACCCACTGTCTTCCCTCTACAGTCTTACAAATGTGATGAATGACCTCCAGGCTCACAGCTCCACAATTTACGGCTGAGTGACAAGCAGGCTTTCCCCTTCAATTTCAGCACTGTGCAGTTATACCTCTTAGCGTTATGACATGTGTCCCTCTCAGTCCCAGTCAGTCTTTTAGAAGCACAAAGGCATATTAAGGGAAAGCAGCAAGTCATTAACCCATCACCAGATGGTCTACTATACCAGTAGCCCATGTCACTGAGTGCCTCTGCTGAAAAGATCTCTTCTTGCTCGTGTTGACATAGAGGAGCAGCTGGTAGTTTAGACCACAGGCTGCCCTGCTATCTATCAGTGGGAGGTAGGATTATCACTCTAACCCAGACAACTCTGATTTTTTTAAGGAAGCAGCTTTGCAGTTGTGGAATTAGAGATTACTTACAAAATTGTGCTCGATTGCAGTCactcatatttcatttgttcccTCACAGtttcttttctgctcatttttaaaaaataagt
Protein-coding regions in this window:
- the ghitm gene encoding growth hormone-inducible transmembrane protein, giving the protein MLVARLTCLRSLPLAGLRPVLTQGSPALRAPTLRASTPLLRPQQGFSSKARFGFRRGRATRDQLKEAAFEPATDTAIRIDSMGRMILAGGAAVGLGALCYYGLGMSNEIGAIEKAVIWPQYVKDRIHSTYMYFAGSVGLTALSAVAVSRTPALMGLMMRGSWLAIGATFAAMIGAGMLVRSISYEHSPVPKHLAWMLHAGVMGAVIAPLTLLGGPLMMRAAWYTAGIVGGLSTVAMCAPSEKFLNMGGPLAVGFGVVFASSIGSMFLPPTSAFGAGLYSVAVYGGLVLFSMFLLYDTQKVIKRAETHPLYGVQKYDPINACMGIYMDTLNIFMRLVMILANGGGGKRK